The Peribacillus simplex genome contains the following window.
TGTAAGGAATGGAATAAATTCAGATGAAGACCAATTTGCCGAAGAGAGTGATATAAATGAAACCAATTACCTTTAAAGCATTTGCAATCACTAATGAAATTGATTTGAACAAAATCGCCATTCATTGCGGCATTCCTAAAAAATTCACCTGGGAAGAGCCTTTAATCCTCAAAGGTGATATTCTAAATTCCATCCTTAATAAAAAGATGAATGAATCGCAACAGGTGCTGGTTTTTTCCTTTGGCAGCATTGTCTTCATTAATTACTCACACGCTGATGAGGTAAAAGAGTTTTCAACCTATATCCAATCGTTCGAGCCTGATATTGATCTCGTCCATGTAGATCGATATACGGACGATTACAGCCTTCACATTAGAGAAACTGAAAACATCAAGCTGACCGACGAATATGTAGCGGTGCCTAAATATGAATTTTTCTACCCTGAATTAATTTCCACTGTTCTCGCAAAATCGGTGGCACTCGAAAAAACTGAGGAACAGCTCGGAAAAATCCATGACAAGCTCGAAACCATGATAGACCGACTGGAAAAAGGCAAGCTAAGAATCGGCAACAAGGAACTAGCGAGGACGACGGCAAAAATCGTACGTCACGAGTATAATACCCTTGCGTATATCATGATTCTGGATAAACCTGATATTACATGGACAAGCAGCATTGCCGGCGAATTTTATGACAGGATGCTGAATTTTTTTGAATTGAATGATCGGTATAAAATCTTGAAAAGTAAAACAGAAATTTTATATAACATTATGGATGGGTTTTCTAACATCAGCCATTCGATAAGGGGGCTATTCGTTGAATGGATCATTGTCATTTTAATTGTCTTTGAGATTATCTTGACGATTTTAGAAATTGTAGGATGGATTCCATGAATCCTGCTTTAAGTGGCATAGACACTTTGAAGAAGTAGGGAAACCAAATTTCCATAATAGATTTGGGGTATTCGAAAACAGGTATTATTTGTGAAAAATAAGAACGAAATGAAAAACTACTTCAATAAGGGAGGTTGCTCCGTCAACCTGTTTCCTGCGGTACTAAAAAGCAGTAGACATTTTGCATCCCCAATGTATTCATTACCGATACATCTTGACAGCTCATTTTTTTCATTTGTTTATTCCTCAACCTTTAGCCCTTTTTAAGCCATTAAAAATCCCCTTAAGATACCATTGGATCTTAAAGGGAAACTAT
Protein-coding sequences here:
- a CDS encoding RMD1 family protein encodes the protein MKPITFKAFAITNEIDLNKIAIHCGIPKKFTWEEPLILKGDILNSILNKKMNESQQVLVFSFGSIVFINYSHADEVKEFSTYIQSFEPDIDLVHVDRYTDDYSLHIRETENIKLTDEYVAVPKYEFFYPELISTVLAKSVALEKTEEQLGKIHDKLETMIDRLEKGKLRIGNKELARTTAKIVRHEYNTLAYIMILDKPDITWTSSIAGEFYDRMLNFFELNDRYKILKSKTEILYNIMDGFSNISHSIRGLFVEWIIVILIVFEIILTILEIVGWIP